The following proteins are co-located in the Aurantiacibacter atlanticus genome:
- the flgC gene encoding flagellar basal body rod protein FlgC: protein MSGPTSLFDVVQRGMSAQMVRMNAAASNIANSGTVAGSEAEAYRPVRAVFQQELDAASGLSSVRVSEVRQAETAAIRRQDPDHPLADENGDVWEAGVDESAEMVEIMESARQYQNLVEAMQTAKQLMLDTIRSK, encoded by the coding sequence ATGAGCGGACCCACAAGCCTGTTCGACGTCGTTCAGCGCGGCATGTCCGCGCAGATGGTCCGGATGAATGCGGCGGCCTCCAACATCGCCAACTCCGGCACGGTCGCAGGCAGCGAAGCTGAGGCTTATCGCCCCGTGCGCGCCGTCTTTCAGCAGGAGCTGGACGCCGCCAGCGGCCTTTCCAGCGTGCGCGTTTCCGAAGTGAGGCAGGCCGAAACCGCCGCGATCCGTCGTCAAGATCCCGATCACCCGCTTGCCGACGAAAATGGCGATGTCTGGGAAGCGGGTGTCGATGAAAGCGCCGAGATGGTCGAGATCATGGAAAGCGCCCGCCAATATCAAAACCTCGTCGAGGCAATGCAGACTGCCAAGCAGCTGATGCTCGACACCATCAGGAGCAAGTGA
- a CDS encoding flagellar biosynthesis anti-sigma factor FlgM — protein sequence MSLYDVSKLSSIGPLRSATRELPGEKPAVDAERANGAVDGGVTVQTGAKVSAGAAPVDAERVQEIRQALREGNYPLVPSRISDAIIAARHMLSDSQ from the coding sequence ATGTCCCTCTATGACGTATCGAAACTGAGCAGTATTGGGCCGCTTCGCAGCGCCACTCGCGAATTGCCGGGCGAAAAACCGGCGGTGGATGCAGAACGCGCAAATGGGGCAGTCGACGGGGGCGTAACGGTCCAGACCGGCGCGAAAGTCAGTGCAGGGGCAGCTCCGGTGGATGCCGAACGCGTGCAGGAAATTCGTCAGGCACTGCGCGAAGGCAATTACCCGCTTGTTCCTTCCCGGATTTCCGATGCGATTATTGCCGCGCGCCATATGTTGAGCGACTCACAATGA
- a CDS encoding transglycosylase SLT domain-containing protein, translated as MTDRIFTSAAARPPHVPSQPQTAIEQAARRTGVDFSYLMAQAQIESGMNPQAEARTSSASGLYQFIDQTWLATMDRHGEALGYGDMARAIETRGGRASVTDPAMRDAIMNLRFDPLASSLMAGALATDNRAALQDVLDRDPDASELYLAHFLGAGDAARFLSVLTTDPDSSATTLLPRAAAANRAIFREPTGGARSVGDVMGVIRGRVERAMPAAFAPPPATPAAPPPARPDLGAPIYPLAPAHSPQPLRYAAMSDTLRDTFSLVGTQAGGPGSGIAEPHAHIRKAYARLEAFGL; from the coding sequence ATGACAGACCGCATTTTCACTTCAGCAGCCGCGAGGCCGCCGCACGTCCCGTCCCAACCGCAAACTGCCATCGAGCAGGCCGCGCGGCGTACCGGTGTCGATTTCAGTTATCTGATGGCGCAGGCCCAGATCGAAAGCGGGATGAACCCGCAGGCAGAGGCGCGCACGTCCAGCGCCAGCGGGCTTTACCAGTTTATCGATCAGACTTGGCTTGCCACGATGGATCGGCATGGCGAGGCGCTGGGCTATGGCGACATGGCTCGAGCCATCGAAACGCGTGGCGGGCGGGCCAGCGTTACCGACCCGGCGATGCGCGATGCAATCATGAACCTGCGCTTCGATCCTTTGGCATCATCGCTGATGGCGGGCGCGCTGGCGACCGATAACCGCGCGGCGTTGCAAGATGTGCTTGACCGCGATCCCGATGCGAGCGAACTGTACCTCGCACATTTTCTAGGCGCTGGCGATGCGGCACGCTTTCTTTCCGTATTGACGACCGATCCGGATAGTTCGGCCACGACATTATTGCCACGTGCCGCCGCAGCCAATCGCGCGATCTTTCGTGAACCCACGGGCGGGGCGCGTTCTGTGGGTGATGTGATGGGCGTGATTCGCGGCCGTGTCGAACGCGCGATGCCCGCCGCCTTCGCCCCGCCACCGGCAACACCTGCAGCGCCGCCACCCGCTCGACCAGATCTTGGTGCGCCAATATATCCACTCGCGCCCGCCCATTCGCCACAGCCGCTGCGCTATGCCGCCATGTCCGACACCTTGCGCGACACATTCAGCCTGGTGGGCACGCAAGCGGGCGGCCCGGGGAGCGGCATCGCTGAGCCACATGCCCATATCCGCAAGGCCTATGCCCGGCTGGAGGCCTTTGGACTGTGA
- a CDS encoding flagella basal body P-ring formation protein FlgA, whose protein sequence is MPIALAANLLAMPVAAQQGQFADPSAIDAEVAAFTGAGLGTPGGARHPVDRRLRLAHCQQPLELAWHGRGADMVRVECPSGAGWRVFVPVNAGSTTAPSAAMAAAARAEPQVVVERGQVMTITVEGRGFAVSQQGEALENGAIGSWIRIRPEGNREVIRAQVRTPQRAVIPLG, encoded by the coding sequence ATGCCAATCGCTCTTGCTGCCAATTTGCTGGCTATGCCCGTAGCGGCGCAACAGGGGCAGTTTGCCGATCCGTCCGCCATCGATGCCGAAGTCGCTGCCTTTACCGGCGCAGGTCTGGGCACGCCGGGCGGGGCGCGCCATCCGGTCGATCGCCGTTTGCGGCTGGCCCACTGCCAGCAGCCATTGGAGTTGGCCTGGCATGGACGCGGTGCAGACATGGTGCGGGTAGAATGCCCATCGGGTGCTGGTTGGCGCGTGTTTGTGCCCGTCAACGCTGGCAGCACCACCGCGCCTTCTGCTGCAATGGCCGCTGCGGCGCGTGCGGAACCGCAAGTAGTGGTGGAGCGCGGACAGGTGATGACGATCACCGTGGAAGGTCGTGGCTTTGCTGTTAGCCAGCAGGGGGAGGCCTTGGAAAATGGTGCTATCGGCAGCTGGATCCGCATCCGGCCAGAGGGAAATCGCGAAGTCATTCGCGCGCAGGTGCGAACGCCGCAGCGCGCCGTGATACCGCTGGGCTGA
- the flgB gene encoding flagellar basal body rod protein FlgB — protein MSDRLFGIHGAALELRSHRMGLLTSNIANAATPGYQARDIDFASALEARLGGTSREDTIEGAARFRVPTMASMDGNTVELANEQMEFAENAVAYSATLTFLTGRVETVKRALKGE, from the coding sequence ATGAGCGATAGGCTTTTCGGCATTCACGGCGCGGCGCTGGAATTGCGCTCGCACCGCATGGGGCTGCTGACCTCGAACATCGCCAATGCGGCGACGCCCGGATATCAGGCACGCGATATCGACTTTGCATCCGCGCTAGAGGCACGCCTTGGCGGAACCTCGCGCGAGGACACGATAGAGGGTGCTGCCCGCTTCCGTGTTCCCACGATGGCTTCGATGGATGGCAACACCGTCGAGCTGGCCAATGAACAGATGGAATTCGCTGAAAACGCCGTCGCCTACTCCGCCACTCTCACCTTCCTGACCGGACGGGTGGAAACGGTGAAGCGCGCGCTGAAGGGAGAATAG
- a CDS encoding flagellar hook assembly protein FlgD — translation MTTINANTLSGNLKDINAPSTISAAVTAKTSGMSTLDQGDFLRLLTTQLQQQDPLEPVDNKDMLAQMAQFSALAGSTEGNATLADISAKLDALIEAQSSTASTNQKPAPIPAKI, via the coding sequence ATGACCACAATCAATGCGAATACGCTTTCGGGCAATCTTAAAGATATCAACGCCCCCAGCACCATTTCCGCTGCCGTGACAGCCAAGACGTCCGGCATGTCCACACTCGACCAGGGCGATTTTCTACGCCTGCTGACCACTCAATTGCAGCAGCAGGATCCGCTCGAGCCAGTGGATAACAAGGACATGCTGGCACAGATGGCGCAGTTTTCAGCGCTTGCTGGCTCTACCGAAGGCAACGCTACGCTGGCCGACATTTCCGCCAAGCTCGACGCGTTGATCGAAGCACAGAGCAGCACCGCTTCTACAAACCAGAAGCCCGCGCCAATTCCGGCAAAGATCTGA
- a CDS encoding flagellar biosynthesis protein FlhA has translation MMVLPIPTVMLDIFFVFNIALSIGVLMAALYAAKPLDFSAFPTVLLFATLLRLALNVASTRIVLVNGHEGEGAAGQVIESFGAFLVGGNFAVGLFVFIILLIINLVVITKGAGRVSEVSARFTLDALPGKQMAIDADIAAGLMTAQEAKARRVEVSTEADFYGAMDGASKFVKGDAIAAMLILAVNIFAGIGLGMIGYGMSASQAAETFITLAVGDALVAQVPALLLSIAAAAIVTRVADASDLVGQIGRQFSNPASWLPVALVLFAMGMIPAMPQMVFLPAAALAFWLYRTLKKKLNAPIVDPVEDVLDEPQKIAIADVSDHTLVTLEMGYGLVHLVDDAKGAPLVTRVTGVRKQLSQTFGFVVPQFRIRDSLELPANEYRIMLGGVELARAEARPDAVLAIDTGEVSRDHGLHGQPTTDPSFGCPAIWIAPAEKDHAVAEGFLTVSADTVIATHLNHLLQERAQQLLGPEEVRSILDAVKERAPGLVEATHPDPLSLAAITRMLRALLADGISLAHPVPILSSLALGLQITKDFDALVDYVRADLGGWLVGQVCPPTQALGVLTLDAELEGAILGGMKDPVTGQPVIEPDCARMIGDAVADHQARHSDRGLALIVQPPARRALAALLRQRAPTCLVLSITELPPSQSVEVIGVIGGRQETPAPPQLPDASHEEVLAA, from the coding sequence ATGATGGTGCTGCCGATCCCCACGGTGATGCTGGATATCTTTTTCGTTTTCAATATCGCGCTATCCATCGGCGTTCTAATGGCGGCGCTCTACGCCGCGAAACCGCTCGATTTCTCTGCTTTCCCCACCGTATTATTGTTTGCAACATTGTTGCGGCTTGCACTTAACGTCGCCTCTACCCGCATCGTGTTGGTGAACGGGCATGAGGGTGAAGGGGCCGCCGGGCAGGTAATCGAAAGCTTCGGTGCCTTCCTTGTAGGCGGCAATTTTGCCGTCGGGCTGTTCGTTTTCATCATCCTGCTGATTATCAATCTTGTCGTTATTACCAAGGGCGCGGGGCGCGTGTCCGAAGTCTCTGCGCGGTTCACGCTGGATGCCTTGCCGGGCAAGCAGATGGCGATCGACGCCGATATTGCTGCAGGTCTGATGACGGCGCAGGAAGCCAAGGCGCGCCGTGTCGAAGTTTCTACCGAGGCGGATTTCTACGGCGCGATGGATGGCGCCAGCAAGTTCGTGAAAGGCGATGCTATTGCCGCCATGTTGATCCTGGCGGTCAACATTTTCGCAGGCATCGGGCTTGGCATGATTGGCTATGGCATGAGCGCAAGCCAGGCTGCGGAAACCTTCATCACCCTGGCGGTTGGTGATGCACTGGTGGCGCAGGTGCCCGCGCTGCTGCTGTCTATTGCGGCTGCCGCCATCGTAACCCGTGTAGCCGATGCCAGCGACCTTGTTGGCCAGATCGGGCGGCAATTTTCCAATCCGGCCAGTTGGCTGCCTGTGGCGCTGGTGCTGTTTGCGATGGGCATGATCCCCGCCATGCCACAGATGGTGTTCCTTCCCGCCGCCGCACTGGCCTTCTGGCTTTACCGGACGCTGAAGAAGAAGCTGAATGCACCCATTGTCGATCCAGTGGAAGACGTGCTGGACGAGCCGCAGAAAATCGCCATCGCCGATGTCAGTGATCACACGCTGGTAACGCTGGAAATGGGTTATGGTCTGGTGCATCTGGTGGATGACGCCAAAGGTGCGCCGCTGGTCACCCGTGTTACTGGCGTGCGCAAGCAATTGAGCCAGACCTTCGGCTTTGTTGTGCCCCAGTTCCGTATTCGCGATTCACTCGAACTGCCCGCCAATGAATATCGCATAATGCTGGGCGGAGTGGAACTGGCGCGCGCAGAGGCGCGTCCTGATGCCGTACTGGCGATCGATACCGGAGAGGTCAGTCGCGACCATGGCCTGCACGGCCAGCCCACGACTGATCCCAGCTTCGGCTGTCCTGCCATCTGGATTGCACCCGCTGAAAAAGATCATGCCGTGGCGGAAGGTTTCCTTACCGTGTCAGCGGACACCGTCATCGCCACTCATCTGAACCACTTGTTGCAGGAACGCGCGCAGCAATTGCTGGGGCCGGAGGAAGTGCGCAGTATACTGGACGCAGTCAAGGAACGTGCACCGGGACTGGTGGAGGCGACCCACCCCGATCCGCTGTCGCTGGCCGCAATCACTCGAATGCTGCGTGCACTGCTGGCAGACGGGATCAGCCTGGCCCATCCGGTGCCCATCCTTTCCAGCCTGGCGCTGGGATTGCAGATCACCAAGGATTTCGATGCGCTGGTGGATTACGTCCGTGCCGACCTTGGCGGATGGCTGGTGGGGCAGGTGTGCCCACCCACGCAGGCGCTGGGCGTTCTGACGCTGGACGCGGAACTGGAAGGTGCGATCCTTGGCGGTATGAAAGATCCTGTTACGGGCCAGCCGGTGATCGAACCCGATTGCGCACGCATGATCGGTGATGCAGTTGCGGACCATCAGGCCCGCCATTCCGATCGCGGTTTGGCGCTGATCGTGCAGCCGCCTGCGCGCCGTGCGCTGGCTGCCCTGTTACGCCAACGCGCGCCTACCTGCCTGGTGCTTTCCATCACCGAACTGCCGCCCAGCCAATCTGTAGAGGTAATCGGTGTGATCGGTGGACGGCAGGAAACACCCGCCCCGCCACAATTGCCTGATGCATCGCATGAAGAGGTGCTTGCCGCATGA
- a CDS encoding MotA/TolQ/ExbB proton channel family protein: MDFSQFWDAGGAAIVLGGTLLATVLASGRREMVAALGSIGQLGQKRFDYEKTRAEIAYDVEIMRHDGVLRGRTVHTSDSEIALVTDALIHDRSIRSLITAHEGFQQRRVRSREAALTPIRHAAEMAPVFGMAGTLFSLSQMRLGEAADMQLLASIAMAILTTLYGLLLAHLVFNPLAQLLERRMLAEESDRQRLINWLAIQLRESCPPSPVQMEKAG; encoded by the coding sequence ATGGATTTTTCTCAGTTTTGGGATGCGGGCGGCGCGGCCATCGTGCTGGGCGGCACGCTCTTGGCCACCGTTCTGGCCAGCGGCAGGCGAGAGATGGTCGCTGCACTGGGCAGCATCGGCCAGCTTGGGCAAAAGCGCTTCGATTACGAAAAGACCCGTGCGGAAATCGCCTATGATGTGGAAATCATGCGCCACGATGGCGTGCTGCGCGGCCGCACGGTGCATACCTCCGACAGCGAAATTGCGCTTGTCACCGATGCGCTGATTCACGATCGCTCCATCCGTTCGCTGATCACGGCGCACGAAGGGTTTCAGCAGCGACGCGTCCGCAGCCGGGAAGCCGCGCTAACCCCCATTCGTCATGCGGCGGAAATGGCGCCCGTATTTGGCATGGCAGGTACGCTGTTCTCGCTTTCACAGATGCGGTTGGGGGAAGCGGCGGACATGCAATTGCTTGCTAGTATCGCCATGGCCATCCTCACCACACTTTACGGATTGCTGCTGGCCCATCTCGTCTTCAACCCGCTGGCGCAGCTCCTTGAAAGGCGCATGCTGGCCGAAGAGTCAGACCGGCAAAGACTGATTAACTGGCTGGCGATACAATTGCGGGAAAGTTGTCCGCCCTCGCCGGTGCAGATGGAGAAGGCTGGATGA